In the Candidatus Dependentiae bacterium genome, GCTTCCTGTGTTGATAATAAAAGCTTGAGGCTGACTATCGGCTCGAAATTTTCTGATACGATCTAACAATGCAGGAGTCAATCCATGGCCAGTAGCTAATTGAGCTATCTGATTCTTTGAAGCAAAAACGGTAACGTTACTCGCTGCTTGCACACCATCTGTTACTTGTTCAGCATGAGATACTGGCAATAAAGTATCCTGTACAAGACGATTAACTAATAGATCAAGCTCTTCAACCTGTAAATTATTAACTTCACTCGGTAAAATTGGCCCCCTGAATATGTTCACAAAACAAGCTTCTTGCGGAGCACGTCTTTGAAAAACAATATTCTCCCAAGTCTCAAGATGTTTGTTAAAATCTTCTCGATGAGTATTTTCACCTTGAAAATCAGGATTCACACCACATAACGCATTCCACAATGCGTAATATCCGCAGTGAAGGCCATGACCTTCGTAAGAGGCTTGCTTTAAGCTTGAATTACACCCCATCTGAGTGCCATTCACCTCAATTTTTGGCTGCTTTACGTCGTCACGAACATCAACATCGCTCCGCGATCGCTTGCGCGAAGCTTTTTTGCCTGCTTGGCCATCTTGACCATGCTCAGACTCCATAGAAAAGAGAGCATTACTCTGCGCAAAGAGCATCACCATAACAACAAAAAAATTACATACTTTATTCATGATAAACCTCCACAAGTTCAGAATTATAACCTGACCTAGTTTACCACGCCCAAAACATGTTTTCAAATGGCATTATTCCTCAAAAAGTGCAACCATTCGCTCAAGCGTCATTCCACGCGATCCTTTGACCAGCACGAGCGCTTTGCTCTGCTCTAGGCTCGCCTGTAAAATCTGGGCGGCACCTTCCCAGGAGGGAACAAAATTAATAGAAAGATAGGCAGGGGCTGTTTTGGCAATCAGCTTTGCCCGCTCACCCACCAAAATGAGGCTATCTAATGAAGAGGATTTATTGAGAAATCGACCAATTTGACGATGCCAATAAGCCTCCTTATCACCTAGTTCAAGCATATCACCAAGAACAGCAACCTTGCTCCCAGGACTTTGCATCTGATCAAAGGCGGTCAAAGCAGCCTTCATGCTTTCAGGATTGGCATTATAGCAATCACTAATAATGAGACCACGGTCATTTTTGATTTTTTTTGTCTGGAATCGATTTTCAAACGATTTATATTCACCAAGAGCCGTCACGAGCGTTTCAAGCGGGATGTCGAGAAAATAAGCAATGGTACTTGCCGCGAGTGCGTTATTTACCAAACCTTGATGGTTCCCCTGCAAAAGCACCTCAGCCTTTTTACCAAACCACTTGAGCGTAAATTTTGAACACAAATTCCCCTGCGCATCCTGGACAACGGTAACCCGTCGTGCTTGCACCTGGTTACGCATTTTGAAACCAAACTTTGCAATCGGGTGACGATAAGTAACCGACGTTAAAAACTCTTGGTCACCAAAAACAATCCCAATATTTTGTGGCGTAAAATAATTAAAAAGCTGTCGCTTTTGCGCAGACACCTCAGCAAGCGACCCAATATGCTGCACGTGTGAATGTGCTATGCAAGTAATAATTCCCATCGTTGGACGTAAAATATCTGCAAGCTGATCTAAGACACCCTTATGATGAAGGCTCACCTCAAAAACACCGACTTGCACATTGGCCGGCATACGTAAAATATTTGCGCATAGACCAAGAACCGTATTTTGATTTTTGTGTGAAACATAGGCAATTCGCTGCGCAGCAGCAAAAATAACCCGCAACATTTCTTTGGTCGTGGTCTTACCAAGAGAACCGGTAACACCAATAATAGGACAGGTAAATTGCTGTCGCCATGCTTTTGCAAGATCAATCAAAGCCTGAAGCGTATCGGCAACCGTGATCACCAGCTTATTGCGCAACGCGTCGGCATATTGCGTTTTAATTGTGTTATAAGAATCGGAAGTAATAAGCAACGCACAAGCACCACGCTCAAGCACCTGAGTAATGAAATTATGCCCATCAACTTTATTACCCGCAAGAGCAACAAAAAGATCGTTTTTTTCAACCTCACGACTATCAAAACTCACGCGAACTTCTTGGTTATTCAACTCAAATGACTCAGCTTGTACATGAACACCATCAATCCATAATGTTGCATACGGAAGTGCTGCTTGTAAAAAAATTTTGCTTAATACCATGAAATCCCCACAATGACGATCAATTCAGCTATCCTACTTAACGACAATATGAAGGACAACTTACGTGTTCCATGGTATTTGTCAAGATCGTTTGGCAAGCTTTAATGCAACACCTTGCGGGGCTTGCTTCCTTGCGCCGGCGCAATAAGCCCATCAAGTTCTAATTTTTCAATAATGCGTGCTGAGCGATTAAACCCAATACGATATTGCCGCTGCAACATTGAAATCGATATTTCATTAACCGACTTAAGAAATGTAATCACCGAATCGTACAACTCATCTTCCTGCTCATCAGAAGAACCTGTAGTACATCT is a window encoding:
- a CDS encoding UDP-N-acetylmuramoyl-tripeptide--D-alanyl-D-alanine ligase; amino-acid sequence: MVLSKIFLQAALPYATLWIDGVHVQAESFELNNQEVRVSFDSREVEKNDLFVALAGNKVDGHNFITQVLERGACALLITSDSYNTIKTQYADALRNKLVITVADTLQALIDLAKAWRQQFTCPIIGVTGSLGKTTTKEMLRVIFAAAQRIAYVSHKNQNTVLGLCANILRMPANVQVGVFEVSLHHKGVLDQLADILRPTMGIITCIAHSHVQHIGSLAEVSAQKRQLFNYFTPQNIGIVFGDQEFLTSVTYRHPIAKFGFKMRNQVQARRVTVVQDAQGNLCSKFTLKWFGKKAEVLLQGNHQGLVNNALAASTIAYFLDIPLETLVTALGEYKSFENRFQTKKIKNDRGLIISDCYNANPESMKAALTAFDQMQSPGSKVAVLGDMLELGDKEAYWHRQIGRFLNKSSSLDSLILVGERAKLIAKTAPAYLSINFVPSWEGAAQILQASLEQSKALVLVKGSRGMTLERMVALFEE